Proteins from one Gimesia maris genomic window:
- a CDS encoding HTTM domain-containing protein, with product MDAPGFISNSNHSFRDRFQNFFFVKEVPYGLAIVRMLLPMILLGTVCTRWSYSRELFSADGAPAPLADIFQYYNYLPVLPGTVVVGLFAALGFFLFCSCIGWMTRFSLIASTILYTYFCCMDCISMATKYSVIATHAMFLLSLSHCGAIWSVDSWLKGRQQKQMWPRYTQYELPRFEIWPQRLMQILICLVYFGAAITKMHTPGYLEGDQISYWAMSRYNNPHPVGELMTLYPILLSIMSYVAMIWEIAFVFVVWRKWGRIIAIAMGTSFHIGTSFSLGLYIFPMVSIAIYFCFLNTGDVQWISARFRRMYRKGGWIYQLTTEFRQLVERLRPRSLAAWKSPAAWTTGIVAVLVLSIYVEHQQDLYGLRRAEGKMTLHEVDPELVAEMMGPEQVMRVKDKFLSVDVGTQLAGGWIIDRKQEFKAGEMILVQCALNPPHEDIWIDCHFCEETGRIVQRTGQIAPRENMRATFQIYPPEILEPGNYYVSIKSKGKEVMRRSITLLPKLSPLAN from the coding sequence ATGGATGCCCCAGGATTCATTTCAAATTCTAATCATTCTTTTCGTGATCGTTTCCAGAATTTCTTTTTTGTCAAAGAAGTTCCTTACGGACTGGCGATTGTACGAATGCTGCTTCCCATGATTCTGCTGGGAACAGTCTGTACCCGCTGGTCTTATTCGCGCGAATTATTCTCAGCCGATGGAGCGCCGGCTCCGCTGGCTGACATTTTTCAATATTATAATTATCTGCCTGTTTTACCGGGGACCGTTGTCGTCGGCCTCTTCGCTGCCCTCGGATTCTTCCTGTTCTGCAGTTGTATCGGCTGGATGACCCGCTTCTCACTGATTGCTTCCACGATTCTCTATACTTATTTCTGTTGCATGGACTGCATCAGTATGGCGACAAAGTATTCTGTCATCGCGACACATGCAATGTTTCTGCTGTCTCTGTCTCATTGTGGTGCCATCTGGTCGGTCGATAGCTGGTTAAAAGGCAGACAACAGAAACAGATGTGGCCCCGGTACACGCAATACGAATTACCGCGCTTTGAGATCTGGCCACAAAGATTGATGCAGATTTTGATTTGTCTCGTTTATTTTGGAGCGGCGATCACCAAAATGCATACGCCAGGATATCTGGAAGGGGATCAGATCAGCTACTGGGCCATGTCGCGCTATAATAACCCTCACCCGGTAGGAGAACTTATGACACTGTATCCGATTTTATTATCAATCATGTCATATGTTGCGATGATCTGGGAAATAGCCTTCGTCTTCGTCGTCTGGCGCAAATGGGGGCGGATTATTGCAATTGCCATGGGGACCTCGTTCCATATTGGAACTTCATTTTCACTGGGGCTGTATATTTTTCCCATGGTTTCCATTGCAATTTATTTCTGTTTCCTCAATACAGGTGATGTCCAGTGGATCTCCGCCCGCTTTCGCAGAATGTACCGAAAAGGGGGTTGGATTTATCAGTTGACTACGGAATTCCGACAACTGGTAGAACGGCTGCGCCCCCGATCTCTGGCAGCCTGGAAGTCGCCTGCTGCCTGGACGACAGGAATCGTTGCCGTTTTGGTTCTCAGTATTTATGTTGAACATCAGCAGGATTTGTATGGTCTGAGACGGGCGGAAGGTAAGATGACTTTACACGAAGTGGACCCTGAGCTCGTCGCTGAAATGATGGGGCCGGAACAGGTCATGCGCGTGAAAGATAAGTTTCTTTCAGTTGATGTTGGAACCCAACTGGCTGGTGGCTGGATTATTGATCGCAAGCAGGAATTCAAAGCGGGTGAAATGATTCTCGTACAATGTGCTCTCAATCCACCCCATGAGGATATCTGGATTGATTGTCATTTTTGTGAAGAGACCGGTCGCATAGTACAAAGGACCGGACAGATTGCACCGCGTGAAAATATGCGGGCAACTTTTCAGATTTATCCTCCCGAAATTCTGGAGCCTGGCAATTACTACGTCTCAATCAAATCGAAGGGCAAAGAAGTGATGAGGCGTTCCATCACATTACTTCCCAAACTTTCTCCTCTTGCAAACTGA
- the cobA gene encoding uroporphyrinogen-III C-methyltransferase, which yields MWSDTNLMTGGKVYLVGAGPGDPGLITIKGIECLKQADLILYDGLVNPLLLEHVSSEVERTCRVAEGCQNRRVLKQDEINQRLIAAAREGKTVVRLKGGDPFIFGRGSEEAAALRDAGIDFEIVPGITAATAAAGYAGISVTHRAYASAVALITGHEDPTKPDSSLDYEALSHFPGTLVFYMGLHNLKQIVSSLIQAGKAGETPAAAISRGTTPFQKTVQGTLQELPDLVQEAALVAPSLIVIGECVSLRDHIAWYEQKPLFGLRIGITRAEDQSETEIQQAIRLGAQPVLLPTIEISKPADQAPVDQAISRLEHYQWLVFTSANGVRYFMDRLWELGFDSRQLAHLKIATIGPSTAEALLAYRLRADLTPPQYRAEALAEALKPLVAHQSLLWAGANRGREVLQTELAKVSATVEKVVVYENHDVAAWNTESLRLLESGEVDWVGLSSPSIARNFERLLSDAARTQLGKSIKLASISPVTSQAALEAGLQIDAEAKDYHWDGIFAAIQEYRSLHS from the coding sequence TTGTGGAGTGATACAAATCTGATGACCGGGGGGAAAGTCTATTTAGTCGGTGCAGGTCCCGGGGATCCCGGATTAATTACCATTAAAGGCATCGAATGTCTCAAGCAAGCCGATCTGATTCTGTACGACGGGCTGGTTAATCCACTTCTGCTGGAACATGTCTCTTCCGAAGTGGAGCGTACCTGCCGGGTAGCCGAAGGTTGCCAAAATCGTCGTGTGCTGAAACAGGATGAAATCAACCAGCGTTTAATTGCCGCTGCCCGGGAAGGAAAGACCGTAGTCCGACTAAAAGGGGGAGATCCTTTTATTTTCGGACGTGGCAGCGAGGAAGCAGCGGCATTGCGGGATGCCGGTATCGATTTCGAAATCGTTCCCGGGATCACCGCGGCAACAGCCGCTGCCGGCTATGCGGGCATTTCAGTTACGCATCGAGCTTATGCCTCAGCGGTTGCCTTGATTACAGGACATGAAGATCCCACGAAACCTGATTCCAGCCTTGACTATGAAGCGCTGAGCCATTTTCCCGGAACTCTGGTATTTTATATGGGGTTGCATAATCTCAAACAGATCGTGAGTTCATTGATTCAGGCAGGTAAAGCAGGTGAAACACCAGCCGCTGCCATCAGTCGTGGTACGACCCCCTTTCAAAAAACAGTCCAAGGCACATTGCAGGAGTTGCCTGACCTGGTACAGGAAGCGGCGCTGGTTGCTCCGTCGCTGATTGTGATTGGTGAGTGTGTCTCTCTGCGGGATCATATAGCGTGGTACGAGCAAAAACCCCTGTTCGGGCTGCGAATTGGTATTACCAGAGCCGAGGATCAGTCCGAAACCGAAATCCAACAGGCAATTCGCCTGGGCGCACAGCCTGTATTGCTACCGACGATTGAAATCAGCAAACCTGCAGACCAGGCTCCCGTGGATCAGGCAATTTCACGGTTGGAACACTATCAATGGCTGGTCTTTACCAGTGCCAACGGTGTGCGGTATTTCATGGATCGCTTATGGGAACTGGGATTTGATTCCCGCCAGCTTGCTCATTTAAAAATAGCGACAATTGGTCCATCCACGGCGGAGGCACTTCTGGCATATCGGCTGCGGGCAGATTTGACGCCTCCACAGTATCGGGCAGAAGCGCTCGCTGAAGCACTGAAACCTTTGGTGGCTCATCAGAGTCTACTCTGGGCAGGCGCCAACAGGGGACGAGAAGTATTACAAACCGAACTGGCCAAAGTCTCCGCGACAGTTGAGAAAGTTGTCGTTTATGAAAATCATGATGTCGCTGCCTGGAATACAGAAAGCCTGAGATTACTGGAATCAGGTGAGGTCGACTGGGTGGGATTGAGTAGCCCTTCGATCGCTCGAAATTTTGAACGACTGTTATCAGACGCGGCAAGAACTCAACTGGGAAAATCGATTAAACTGGCCAGTATCAGTCCGGTCACGAGCCAGGCTGCTCTGGAAGCAGGATTACAGATTGACGCCGAAGCGAAAGACTACCATTGGGATGGCATTTTCGCTGCGATTCAGGAATATAGATCACTTCATTCCTGA
- a CDS encoding DUF1207 domain-containing protein has protein sequence MRLFIPISLQRFLWGVLVSAVCANLEAQQFASSQPFMAPSPRATAQQLTDEPSQAQLYLENQYANRQQNPIQLGVPLHQAESIGRGAGKQDLTRSLPPLYSQSRRESEMLPNQIRQVNASQPGFPPAFESYPESSEYPEFDTMTDPQGSYTDSIEQLCAESCWGWTVLPTDLLYKSYLAGPKESRLALAILHEKDIGWQMELEAGARVGILRYGSLNDDVLEGWQLDIEGAGPPRLNMEEEMDLDATDFRVGVPLTWRRGAYQAKFAYYHTSAHAGDEYIERNPGFQRINYVRDAFVLGGGYFPDPDLRLYAEIGYAFNTDGGAQPWELQFGVEFSPVEHSGFYGAPFWAINGYLREEVNWGGNVNMMVGWQWRGDRNNHLFRIGLQYLDGKTMQYAFFNNSEQFVGFGTWYDF, from the coding sequence GTGAGGTTATTTATTCCAATATCATTACAACGCTTCCTGTGGGGAGTGTTGGTTAGTGCTGTCTGTGCGAATCTGGAAGCGCAACAGTTTGCCAGTTCACAGCCATTTATGGCTCCTTCTCCGCGTGCAACAGCCCAGCAGCTTACTGATGAGCCAAGCCAGGCGCAGCTGTACCTGGAGAATCAATATGCGAATCGGCAACAGAATCCGATACAACTGGGAGTGCCTCTGCATCAGGCCGAATCAATAGGAAGGGGCGCTGGAAAACAGGATCTCACTCGCAGTTTACCTCCCCTCTACTCCCAATCCAGAAGAGAATCTGAAATGCTGCCGAACCAGATTCGGCAGGTCAATGCTTCTCAACCAGGGTTTCCTCCTGCATTTGAATCTTATCCGGAAAGCTCTGAGTATCCTGAGTTTGATACCATGACCGATCCGCAGGGAAGTTATACCGATTCCATTGAACAGTTATGTGCTGAAAGTTGCTGGGGATGGACTGTCTTGCCCACTGACCTGCTTTACAAATCATACCTGGCTGGACCTAAGGAATCTCGGTTGGCGCTGGCAATCCTGCACGAGAAAGACATCGGCTGGCAGATGGAACTGGAAGCGGGAGCACGCGTAGGTATCTTAAGATACGGCTCATTAAATGATGATGTGCTGGAAGGCTGGCAGTTGGATATCGAGGGGGCAGGACCTCCACGTTTAAATATGGAAGAAGAAATGGATCTGGATGCGACCGATTTTCGTGTCGGTGTTCCATTGACCTGGAGACGAGGCGCCTACCAGGCGAAGTTTGCATATTATCATACGAGTGCTCACGCCGGAGATGAATATATAGAACGGAATCCCGGGTTTCAGAGAATTAATTATGTACGCGATGCGTTTGTGTTGGGCGGTGGTTATTTTCCCGATCCCGATTTACGACTGTATGCCGAAATTGGTTATGCCTTTAATACGGATGGTGGTGCTCAACCCTGGGAACTGCAGTTTGGTGTCGAGTTCAGTCCTGTGGAACATTCCGGCTTTTATGGAGCTCCTTTTTGGGCCATCAACGGATATTTGCGCGAGGAAGTGAACTGGGGCGGAAATGTGAACATGATGGTGGGGTGGCAATGGCGTGGCGATCGAAACAATCATCTGTTTCGTATCGGATTGCAGTACCTCGATGGAAAAACCATGCAGTACGCGTTCTTTAACAACTCAGAACAGTTTGTGGGTTTTGGTACCTGGTATGATTTCTAA
- a CDS encoding ABC transporter permease, with protein sequence MASSPRPHYGRVWITFLRNSLIREMTFRGNLLITVVTRGFWFAAQLILFDIIYRNVNSINDWTRDEYFAFMATGMLINAFVETFFMPNCANFSELIRNGNLDFVLLKPIDTQFLVSFEKVNLAMLNQVLLAGALLFYSLSQTVHLESAIGLMQEMVHSGQWLTILSFCLLGAGQILMYCLLLAVGVAFFYSLMIALASSSIWFGRNQGLYDFWFYITVFARYPRSIYSGSPTGEILRFAFSYIIPILLVVTVPARQLLSKALEPSWITLVSVSITLLMLFLSRYIFKWSLNSYRSASS encoded by the coding sequence ATGGCAAGTAGTCCCCGTCCCCATTACGGGCGAGTCTGGATCACCTTCCTCCGTAATTCGCTGATCCGTGAAATGACGTTTCGAGGCAATCTTTTGATCACGGTCGTCACCCGCGGATTCTGGTTTGCAGCCCAGTTGATTTTATTCGATATCATCTATCGCAATGTCAACTCGATTAACGACTGGACTCGTGATGAGTACTTTGCCTTTATGGCCACAGGCATGCTGATCAACGCCTTTGTGGAAACGTTCTTTATGCCTAACTGTGCTAATTTCAGTGAATTGATCCGAAATGGAAATCTGGACTTTGTCCTGTTAAAGCCAATCGACACTCAGTTTCTGGTTTCGTTCGAGAAAGTGAACCTGGCAATGTTAAACCAGGTACTACTTGCCGGTGCGCTCCTGTTCTACTCCCTGTCGCAAACCGTTCACCTGGAATCGGCGATCGGACTGATGCAGGAGATGGTTCATTCAGGACAATGGTTGACGATTCTCAGCTTCTGCCTTCTGGGAGCCGGCCAGATATTAATGTACTGCCTGCTCCTGGCTGTGGGAGTGGCATTTTTTTACAGCTTGATGATCGCCCTGGCCAGTAGCAGCATCTGGTTCGGCCGCAACCAGGGACTGTACGATTTCTGGTTTTATATTACGGTCTTTGCACGATATCCGCGAAGTATCTACAGTGGTTCGCCGACTGGTGAAATTTTGCGGTTTGCCTTCTCTTATATCATTCCTATCCTGCTGGTTGTAACAGTCCCCGCACGCCAGCTGCTTTCCAAAGCACTTGAACCATCCTGGATTACTCTGGTTTCCGTGTCGATCACACTGCTGATGTTATTTCTTTCGCGTTATATCTTTAAATGGTCATTAAACAGCTATCGCAGCGCAAGCAGCTGA
- the trkA gene encoding Trk system potassium transporter TrkA, whose protein sequence is MNIVIMGAGTVGTFVADTLCAAQHNVTIIDKSRAALELIEERVDVQTICGSACDSAILFQAGVLGADICLAVTSQDEVNMVGASLAKAMGARRCVARVFNHAYLNLSTFDYQRHFNIDRLLSLEYLTALELAKEIGEPGMFAVENFARGEVVIQVLDVQPGVKADGIELRNLKLPSGVRVGLISDGKNTSIAGADNIIQAGQIVTLIGTQENIDQVHRMFQHKRALKFRVIIAGGGNIGFNLARILQKKEYSVTILEADPQRCDFLSRHLDSTTVLHADATRRTEMEEARVGKADVFIAATGRDEDNIVCGVEAKELGADRIMSIVRRPDYANVLEKLGIDVAVSPREVITRQIMGMVQTGPIISHSEIGGGNSAILEVEVRKNSPITQARLKDLKLRQALIAAVVKEDCVKVPGAEDQIQAGDTVILLCEQDNLNEILPLFKAVKPQN, encoded by the coding sequence ATGAACATCGTAATTATGGGTGCAGGAACCGTGGGCACATTCGTCGCCGATACCCTCTGTGCCGCACAACACAACGTCACGATTATTGATAAATCACGAGCTGCGCTGGAACTGATCGAAGAGCGGGTCGATGTGCAGACAATCTGTGGTTCTGCCTGTGATTCTGCCATTCTATTTCAGGCAGGTGTTTTGGGTGCGGATATCTGCCTGGCTGTCACCAGCCAGGATGAAGTCAATATGGTAGGGGCCAGCCTGGCGAAAGCAATGGGCGCTAGACGTTGTGTCGCCCGTGTCTTTAATCACGCTTACCTGAACCTGAGTACTTTTGACTACCAGCGGCATTTCAACATTGACCGACTACTGAGCCTGGAATATCTCACTGCGCTGGAACTGGCTAAGGAAATCGGTGAACCCGGAATGTTTGCTGTCGAAAATTTTGCACGGGGTGAAGTCGTCATTCAGGTTCTGGATGTGCAACCTGGCGTGAAAGCCGATGGGATTGAGTTGAGAAATCTCAAACTCCCCAGTGGAGTTCGCGTCGGATTAATCTCCGATGGTAAAAACACATCCATCGCGGGTGCCGATAATATTATTCAAGCCGGTCAGATCGTCACACTCATCGGAACACAGGAAAATATCGATCAGGTACATCGAATGTTCCAGCACAAACGGGCGCTGAAATTTCGGGTTATTATTGCCGGTGGTGGAAACATCGGCTTCAATCTCGCTCGAATTCTTCAGAAGAAAGAATACTCCGTGACCATTCTGGAAGCAGACCCTCAGCGATGTGACTTTCTATCTCGTCACCTGGATTCCACTACGGTGCTGCATGCCGATGCAACACGTCGCACGGAAATGGAAGAAGCGCGTGTGGGAAAAGCTGATGTCTTCATCGCTGCAACCGGCCGAGATGAAGATAATATTGTGTGTGGTGTAGAAGCCAAAGAGCTGGGTGCTGACCGTATCATGAGCATCGTCAGGCGTCCGGATTACGCGAACGTACTGGAAAAACTGGGGATCGATGTCGCTGTCAGCCCCCGGGAAGTCATTACGCGTCAGATTATGGGTATGGTTCAGACAGGCCCCATCATCAGCCACTCTGAAATCGGAGGAGGCAATTCCGCAATTCTGGAAGTAGAGGTCAGAAAGAATTCACCTATCACCCAGGCTCGTCTGAAAGATCTCAAACTCAGGCAGGCGCTCATTGCTGCGGTAGTGAAAGAAGATTGTGTAAAAGTACCTGGCGCTGAAGATCAGATCCAGGCAGGTGATACCGTCATTTTGCTGTGTGAACAGGACAATCTGAATGAAATACTGCCACTTTTCAAAGCGGTAAAGCCGCAAAACTGA
- a CDS encoding PilZ domain-containing protein — MTDRRKSNNRRSGEERRLHQRLQAGPEIRLLRSGENGSSEPLNAVLYDVSLDGIRMLLDLPLSVGETLLIQVHHSGEHLFNSTVKVMWQERTVLGQYTTGCEMCVTLTPKQAKTLNSYLERNPGPVAAALHHKT, encoded by the coding sequence ATGACTGACCGGAGAAAATCCAACAACAGACGTTCGGGTGAAGAGCGACGGTTACACCAGAGACTGCAGGCAGGTCCTGAAATCCGCCTGCTTCGTTCAGGAGAAAACGGCAGTAGTGAACCACTTAATGCCGTCTTATACGATGTCTCACTCGACGGTATTCGTATGCTGCTGGATCTGCCGCTTTCCGTCGGAGAAACACTGTTGATCCAGGTGCATCACTCGGGCGAACATCTTTTCAACTCAACCGTGAAAGTCATGTGGCAGGAACGGACTGTACTCGGTCAGTATACGACTGGATGCGAAATGTGTGTTACTCTGACCCCCAAACAGGCGAAAACTCTGAACTCGTACCTGGAGCGAAATCCAGGCCCTGTCGCAGCGGCACTCCATCATAAAACATAA
- a CDS encoding SDR family NAD(P)-dependent oxidoreductase — protein sequence MSDRLFNKVAVVTGASSGIGQSIAEHYLNEGAKVVAFARRAELLEELESRFPARTLVVDGDVTSASDLNRLSAATERRFGRVDILVPNAGLARVIPIENSTREAIDETFDVNFHGALQTVRTFLPVLNDKSAIIFITTFLTQVGFPGLAAYSASKAALKSLAQTLAAELGPRGIRVNSIAPGPVATPLWDSVGLNPDQLSAVAQTVSSRLIPGKFSQPEEIAEVAVFLASDAARNIYGQEIVVDGGYTVG from the coding sequence ATGTCCGACCGTTTATTTAACAAAGTTGCTGTCGTGACGGGAGCAAGCAGCGGAATAGGTCAGTCCATCGCAGAACACTATCTGAACGAAGGGGCGAAGGTCGTTGCCTTTGCCCGGAGAGCGGAGCTTCTGGAAGAACTGGAATCCCGTTTTCCCGCCCGCACGCTGGTTGTAGATGGCGATGTGACGAGCGCTTCTGACCTGAACCGGTTGTCAGCGGCAACCGAACGACGATTTGGTCGGGTTGATATTCTGGTTCCCAATGCGGGACTGGCTCGAGTGATTCCAATTGAGAATTCAACTCGCGAGGCAATTGACGAGACCTTTGATGTGAATTTTCATGGCGCATTACAGACCGTTCGAACATTTCTGCCTGTCCTCAATGATAAATCAGCCATCATTTTTATAACAACCTTTCTAACGCAGGTTGGCTTTCCCGGTCTGGCTGCTTATTCCGCTTCGAAAGCTGCTTTGAAGTCTTTAGCCCAGACACTGGCTGCCGAACTCGGGCCTCGCGGAATCCGAGTCAATTCGATCGCCCCGGGACCGGTCGCCACCCCATTATGGGATTCTGTCGGGCTGAATCCCGATCAACTCAGCGCTGTAGCTCAGACAGTAAGTTCCAGGTTGATTCCAGGGAAATTCAGTCAACCTGAAGAGATAGCCGAGGTCGCAGTTTTCCTGGCTTCAGATGCGGCTCGGAATATCTATGGCCAGGAAATTGTAGTAGATGGTGGCTATACAGTCGGCTGA
- a CDS encoding DUF1549 and DUF1553 domain-containing protein has translation MSKKEVKLAELSLLMEALCEESLSLSEQERLEEIVLSDPDAMQFYLNYSHLHGTLHWDQAQGAEELIPEATPVSEVELPAVSPPASARRRQFVTSGLTAACALGLLVFVWTAWVREPQQTAVVENPTGHKNPVATEKAVDAQLAARNSPQRSIQIEASQHPMLQAQQNNRLKSTGTQPLVAMKPERLPPVEALPASASDEAVVTFINHRIQDGWKAANIEPSPFATDEEWVRRVYLDVIGRIPTTTEAEQFLKSNQSDKHQRLIQKLTANPSYVTNWSTIWTRLLIGRTTTRDINRRALQDFLVQSFADNRPWNDIVFDLVSAEGDADTNGATNFLLAHLNNEAVPATAITTRLFLGTQIQCTQCHNHPFNDATQSQFWEINSFFKQTKVVRKKNQARDGEKQSSQLALVSLSKGGTTFYETRQGLMQPAYPKYSGVKVSDAPDVNRRQELAKLMTSGNDQQLARAMVNRMWAHFFGYGFTRPIDDMGYHNSPTHPELLNELANQFVDSGYDIRQLIEWICLSDAYRLSSQFASHNESDNPDDGSTPNFSRMYVKQMTAEQLYDSLQVTANPALVVSDYSNAWNKMQKRDQWLQQFVYTHENEENDETTTFDGTITQALTMMNGSLVRNSLDVKQEGSILAAVLKERSPDTRIKKLSLAALTRYPSSRELAELKRLVKERTRFLTSQNVPPQTAVQQSYQDIYWAYLNSNEFILIH, from the coding sequence ATGAGTAAGAAAGAAGTAAAATTAGCTGAGCTTTCCTTGCTGATGGAAGCGTTGTGCGAAGAAAGCCTTTCTTTGTCGGAGCAGGAACGTCTGGAAGAGATCGTGCTTTCCGACCCCGATGCAATGCAGTTCTATTTGAACTATTCTCACCTGCATGGCACGCTGCACTGGGATCAGGCTCAAGGGGCAGAAGAACTGATTCCCGAAGCAACTCCCGTTTCTGAAGTTGAGTTGCCAGCGGTATCTCCTCCTGCGTCTGCGCGACGAAGACAATTTGTGACATCCGGACTGACGGCAGCTTGTGCGCTGGGTTTGCTTGTGTTTGTCTGGACTGCCTGGGTTCGGGAGCCACAGCAAACGGCAGTGGTAGAAAATCCAACCGGACACAAGAATCCTGTTGCCACTGAAAAGGCAGTCGATGCACAACTGGCTGCCCGAAATTCCCCGCAACGTTCCATTCAGATCGAAGCCTCGCAGCATCCCATGCTGCAGGCACAACAAAACAATCGATTGAAATCGACGGGAACTCAACCCCTGGTTGCCATGAAACCGGAACGACTGCCTCCCGTGGAAGCACTGCCGGCATCGGCATCTGACGAAGCTGTTGTGACGTTTATTAATCACCGTATCCAGGATGGCTGGAAAGCTGCAAATATTGAGCCTTCCCCTTTTGCGACCGATGAGGAATGGGTCAGACGTGTCTATCTTGATGTGATTGGCCGCATTCCGACGACTACTGAAGCAGAACAGTTTTTGAAATCGAATCAATCCGATAAACATCAGAGGCTGATTCAGAAGTTGACTGCCAATCCGAGTTATGTGACAAACTGGTCGACAATCTGGACACGACTGTTAATCGGCCGTACGACAACGCGTGATATCAATCGGCGTGCCCTGCAGGATTTTCTGGTTCAGAGTTTTGCTGATAATCGCCCCTGGAACGATATCGTGTTTGATCTGGTCTCCGCAGAAGGTGACGCCGATACCAATGGCGCTACTAATTTTCTCCTGGCACATTTGAATAACGAGGCAGTGCCGGCAACCGCGATCACCACACGTCTGTTTCTGGGAACGCAGATTCAATGTACCCAATGTCATAATCACCCCTTTAATGATGCCACGCAGAGCCAATTCTGGGAAATAAACAGCTTTTTCAAGCAGACAAAAGTCGTTCGTAAAAAAAACCAGGCCAGGGATGGTGAAAAGCAGTCGAGTCAATTAGCTCTGGTTTCTCTCTCCAAAGGGGGGACCACTTTTTACGAAACACGTCAGGGGTTGATGCAGCCTGCATATCCAAAATATTCCGGTGTGAAAGTTTCTGATGCTCCCGATGTCAACCGAAGACAGGAACTGGCAAAACTGATGACTTCGGGTAACGATCAGCAACTGGCTCGCGCGATGGTGAATCGTATGTGGGCACATTTTTTCGGCTATGGCTTTACCAGGCCCATTGATGATATGGGCTACCATAATTCGCCAACACATCCAGAACTGTTAAATGAACTGGCTAATCAGTTTGTCGACAGTGGATATGATATCAGACAATTGATTGAGTGGATCTGCCTGTCCGATGCTTATCGCCTGAGCAGCCAATTCGCTTCACATAATGAATCTGATAATCCGGATGATGGCAGTACACCCAATTTCAGTCGTATGTACGTCAAGCAAATGACTGCAGAACAGTTATATGACTCGTTGCAGGTGACGGCAAATCCGGCTCTGGTTGTGTCCGATTATTCCAACGCGTGGAATAAGATGCAGAAGCGTGATCAGTGGTTGCAGCAGTTTGTCTATACGCATGAAAATGAAGAGAATGATGAGACGACCACCTTTGATGGGACGATCACCCAGGCTTTAACCATGATGAATGGCTCGCTGGTGAGAAACAGTCTGGATGTGAAACAGGAGGGAAGCATTCTCGCAGCAGTATTGAAAGAACGCAGCCCCGATACCAGGATTAAAAAATTGAGCCTGGCTGCATTGACACGTTATCCTTCATCGAGAGAACTTGCCGAGCTAAAACGCCTGGTGAAAGAACGAACCAGATTTTTAACCAGCCAAAATGTCCCTCCTCAAACTGCCGTTCAACAAAGTTATCAGGACATCTACTGGGCTTATCTGAATTCGAATGAATTCATTTTAATTCATTAG
- a CDS encoding sigma-70 family RNA polymerase sigma factor, producing MTSSTDQPVFPETTSEQGREFIALFTKYQRRIYLYILSMVPYPSEAEEILQNTNLIIWKKAQQFEVGTNFFAWACQIAHFEILKFRKKRGRDKHQFSDEFVSQVAEAVKENQDVFELRRKALTHCLSKLRKKDRELIQRRYQGENQGKDLADDLGRPANSVYQSLGRVRRTLFECINRYIASESYSHE from the coding sequence TTGACAAGTTCGACTGATCAACCTGTTTTTCCTGAAACGACTTCCGAACAGGGCCGCGAATTTATTGCCTTGTTTACGAAGTACCAGCGACGGATTTATCTGTATATTCTCTCGATGGTTCCTTATCCCTCAGAGGCAGAAGAGATCTTGCAGAATACCAATCTGATCATCTGGAAAAAGGCTCAGCAGTTTGAAGTGGGAACCAATTTTTTTGCCTGGGCCTGTCAGATTGCTCATTTCGAGATCCTGAAATTCAGAAAAAAACGGGGCCGGGACAAGCATCAGTTCAGCGATGAATTTGTTTCGCAGGTAGCAGAGGCTGTTAAAGAAAATCAGGATGTTTTTGAGTTACGACGGAAAGCATTGACTCATTGTCTCAGTAAATTGAGAAAGAAAGACCGGGAGTTAATTCAAAGACGCTACCAGGGTGAGAATCAGGGCAAAGACCTTGCTGACGACCTGGGGCGCCCGGCCAACTCCGTGTATCAGTCACTGGGCCGTGTCAGACGTACCTTATTCGAATGCATCAATCGTTATATCGCTTCAGAGTCCTATAGTCATGAGTAA